A single genomic interval of uncultured Sphaerochaeta sp. harbors:
- a CDS encoding DUF1302 family protein gives MKRKNIILASILLIAVLSPAVAGDGVFSGMVRDYATLRFDQADMPVHEITADLKYDYYGDLGKLTLHPVAYSTPNEGVELNLQEAYFDFYLQDADLRVGKQKVIWGEAEGAFITDLVSPRDMRSFILADFTEIRKAVPAIKIDYYAGDYTLQGIWVTHFIPSTLPSQDSMWAQTPSMPFPPTVTATINDPSMPESSLENSEAFLSLGRFGNTISWKVNVGYVFTDEPLVTGVTAPTPTSREISQGYERYGFVGGSFNTTLGSVVLRGEAALALEKPLNSVDTTSNPPISIEYHNQIQTLVGLDWNMLGAQWSSQYLLTYTHDHNDSLVSQMRPIKEFAHTLTFRVQDTFLDERLTAKLFTYVELEPANALIRPSLSYNFGDGVLLEGGVELFVGDEEGTFGVYQDNSMAWAALRWYF, from the coding sequence ATGAAGCGGAAAAACATCATACTAGCAAGTATTTTACTCATTGCAGTCCTGTCACCGGCAGTAGCCGGGGACGGGGTATTCAGCGGCATGGTTAGAGACTATGCCACCCTTCGATTTGACCAAGCTGACATGCCAGTGCATGAGATAACAGCTGACCTTAAGTATGACTACTATGGGGACCTGGGAAAACTCACCCTGCACCCGGTAGCGTACAGCACACCCAACGAAGGTGTTGAATTAAATCTTCAGGAAGCCTACTTCGATTTCTATCTGCAGGATGCAGACCTCAGGGTCGGTAAGCAGAAGGTCATCTGGGGTGAAGCTGAGGGAGCATTCATTACCGACCTGGTTAGCCCGAGGGATATGAGGTCCTTCATCCTTGCTGACTTTACGGAGATCCGTAAGGCAGTTCCGGCCATCAAGATCGATTATTATGCAGGAGATTACACCCTGCAGGGAATCTGGGTGACGCATTTTATCCCATCCACGCTTCCTTCCCAGGATTCAATGTGGGCACAGACCCCTTCCATGCCGTTTCCTCCAACAGTTACTGCTACGATCAATGATCCCAGTATGCCAGAGTCCAGCCTGGAAAATAGTGAGGCATTCCTCTCGTTGGGTAGGTTTGGAAATACCATAAGCTGGAAGGTAAACGTAGGATATGTGTTCACCGATGAACCCTTGGTTACAGGGGTAACTGCTCCTACTCCGACCTCAAGAGAAATATCTCAAGGTTATGAGCGGTACGGATTTGTTGGAGGTAGCTTCAATACAACCCTGGGAAGTGTGGTGCTCAGGGGAGAGGCTGCTCTAGCTCTCGAAAAACCGTTGAATAGCGTTGATACCACAAGTAATCCACCCATCTCAATCGAGTACCATAACCAGATACAGACGTTAGTGGGACTGGATTGGAATATGCTTGGAGCCCAGTGGTCGAGTCAGTATCTGCTTACCTACACCCATGACCATAATGATTCATTGGTGAGTCAGATGAGACCCATCAAGGAGTTTGCCCACACCCTCACCTTCAGGGTTCAGGATACATTCCTTGATGAACGCCTGACTGCAAAACTCTTCACCTATGTGGAACTAGAACCTGCCAATGCCCTGATAAGGCCATCCCTCTCCTATAACTTTGGAGATGGAGTCTTGCTTGAAGGCGGCGTGGAGTTATTTGTTGGTGATGAAGAGGGTACTTTCGGAGTCTACCAGGATAACTCCATGGCCTGGGCTGCACTTCGCTGGTACTTCTAG
- a CDS encoding outer membrane lipoprotein-sorting protein, whose amino-acid sequence MNTRTTKRISVLALLLTFALLTVSAATPSGSEVMWEVYNRDSGDTMSANLIMTITNARGSVRERTIAQYRMDKNGVESKLMFFLSPSDVRNTSFLSFSYEDGRSDDQYIYLPALRRVKRIASDSKNDSFMGSDFTYDDMGSRHPELDSHTVLRKETVNGVSTLVVESIAKGDEDYPRTLSWVVDGEWFGLKKEFYLPDGTLAKTLTIDEYKAIDGIYVITDMTMRNLEENTSTRIQMEEVEFNQDFNDSFFSERQMKIGPRR is encoded by the coding sequence CTGCTCTTGACGTTCGCCTTACTTACCGTGAGCGCAGCCACCCCTAGTGGCAGCGAGGTAATGTGGGAAGTCTATAACCGTGATAGCGGGGATACCATGAGTGCCAATCTGATCATGACCATTACCAATGCAAGAGGATCGGTCAGGGAACGAACAATTGCCCAGTACCGAATGGATAAGAATGGGGTTGAGAGCAAGCTTATGTTCTTCCTCTCCCCCAGTGATGTAAGAAATACCAGCTTCCTCAGCTTCAGTTATGAGGATGGCAGAAGTGATGACCAGTACATCTACCTGCCAGCGCTCAGGAGAGTGAAGCGTATCGCAAGTGACAGCAAGAACGACTCGTTCATGGGTTCTGACTTTACCTACGATGATATGGGAAGCCGACATCCTGAACTGGACAGCCACACAGTTTTGAGGAAAGAGACGGTGAACGGGGTTTCGACCCTGGTTGTAGAGAGTATAGCAAAAGGTGATGAGGACTATCCAAGAACTCTCTCGTGGGTTGTAGATGGAGAGTGGTTCGGCCTGAAAAAAGAGTTCTATCTCCCCGATGGAACGCTCGCAAAGACACTCACTATCGACGAATATAAAGCAATTGATGGCATCTATGTCATCACTGATATGACGATGAGAAACCTTGAGGAGAACACCTCCACCAGGATTCAAATGGAAGAGGTTGAATTCAATCAGGACTTTAATGACAGCTTCTTTAGTGAACGACAGATGAAAATTGGACCAAGGAGATAA
- the hcp gene encoding hydroxylamine reductase, with amino-acid sequence MDNKMFCFQCQETARNFGCTQVGVCGKQPETANLQDLLIYVTKGLSQVATRLRGENKSVSKDINHIVTYNLFTTITNANFDDEKVTERILLTIEAKKGLLAELSSKEGLSEAALYDNTDTASYEEFSKTVGVLAESNEDVRSLKELIIYGLKGVSAYTKHANNLIKENEELDAFIQSALNDLLEEKSVDELVALTLKTGEWGVAGMALLDGANTGTYGNPEMTKVKIGVGKNPGILISGHDLRDLEMLLEQTQGTGVDVYTHSEMLPAHYYPAFKKYPNFYGNYGNAWWMQKKEFESFNGPILMTTNCIVPPAESYKSRLYTTGATGFPGCKHIEGGIGDKKDFSEIIELAKTCPAPTEIESGEIIGGFAHEQVFALADQVVDAVKSGAIKKFVVMGGCDGRSKSRDYYTEFAKNLPKDTVILTAGCAKYRYNKLNLGDIGGIPRVLDAGQCNDSYSLALIALKLKEVFGLDDINDLPIAYNIAWYEQKAVIVLLALLYLGVKNIHLGPTLPAFLSPNVASVLVENFGIAGISSVEDDLAELIG; translated from the coding sequence ATGGACAACAAGATGTTCTGTTTCCAATGTCAGGAAACCGCCCGCAATTTCGGATGTACGCAAGTAGGGGTATGTGGCAAACAGCCAGAGACAGCAAACCTGCAGGATCTTTTAATCTATGTAACCAAAGGGCTGAGCCAAGTTGCAACCAGACTCCGCGGGGAGAACAAGTCGGTCAGTAAGGATATCAACCACATTGTCACCTACAATCTTTTCACCACCATTACCAATGCAAACTTTGACGATGAAAAGGTAACCGAGAGAATTCTCCTTACCATCGAGGCAAAGAAGGGTTTACTTGCAGAACTTTCCAGTAAGGAAGGGTTGAGTGAAGCCGCTCTCTATGACAACACCGATACTGCTTCCTATGAAGAGTTTTCCAAGACTGTTGGTGTACTTGCTGAGAGTAATGAAGATGTCCGCTCCTTGAAGGAGTTGATCATCTATGGCTTGAAGGGAGTGAGCGCTTATACCAAGCATGCAAACAACCTGATCAAGGAAAATGAAGAGCTTGATGCCTTCATCCAGAGTGCCCTGAATGACCTGCTTGAAGAGAAGAGTGTTGATGAGCTTGTTGCCCTTACCCTGAAGACAGGGGAATGGGGTGTTGCAGGCATGGCACTGCTCGATGGAGCAAATACCGGCACCTATGGTAACCCTGAGATGACAAAGGTAAAGATTGGTGTTGGCAAGAACCCTGGCATCCTTATCAGCGGTCACGACCTCAGGGACCTCGAGATGTTGCTTGAGCAGACCCAGGGTACTGGTGTTGATGTATACACTCACTCTGAGATGCTTCCTGCCCACTACTATCCCGCATTCAAGAAGTATCCTAACTTCTATGGCAACTATGGTAACGCATGGTGGATGCAGAAGAAGGAGTTTGAATCCTTCAACGGTCCCATCTTGATGACCACCAACTGTATCGTACCTCCAGCCGAATCATACAAGAGCCGTCTCTATACCACCGGAGCAACCGGGTTCCCTGGCTGCAAGCATATTGAAGGTGGCATTGGGGATAAGAAGGACTTCAGTGAAATCATTGAACTTGCCAAGACCTGTCCTGCCCCAACTGAGATTGAATCAGGAGAGATCATCGGTGGATTTGCCCATGAGCAGGTCTTCGCTCTTGCTGACCAGGTAGTGGATGCAGTGAAGAGTGGTGCGATCAAGAAGTTCGTGGTCATGGGTGGTTGTGATGGCCGCTCAAAGAGCAGGGATTACTACACGGAGTTTGCAAAGAATCTGCCCAAGGATACGGTAATCCTGACTGCAGGGTGTGCAAAGTATCGCTATAATAAGCTGAACCTTGGTGATATCGGTGGAATTCCCCGCGTCCTTGATGCTGGTCAGTGCAACGACTCCTACTCCTTGGCACTTATTGCCTTGAAGTTGAAGGAAGTCTTTGGCTTGGATGACATTAATGATCTTCCCATCGCCTACAACATTGCCTGGTATGAGCAGAAAGCTGTTATTGTACTGCTTGCCTTGCTTTACCTTGGTGTGAAGAACATCCACCTCGGGCCTACATTGCCTGCATTCCTTTCACCGAATGTAGCCAGCGTATTGGTTGAGAACTTCGGGATTGCCGGAATCTCATCCGTTGAGGATGACCTTGCAGAATTAATCGGCTAA